The Coregonus clupeaformis isolate EN_2021a unplaced genomic scaffold, ASM2061545v1 scaf2652, whole genome shotgun sequence genome includes a window with the following:
- the LOC121542143 gene encoding hepatocyte cell adhesion molecule-like — MDPLITIVLVVTAAAAQVSAMVCNLSQENGTHQCYGALGESLSLHLGSHISNDQISLKKGDKRVLNFKTGEDWRSKLPQDYMNRSQFINNGTFRLDRVIEDDSGDYQLEIHNSEGTMMLRVNMLLVIQAPVSEPVLSHLCLPHGETVVTCSSERDGLQYSWTLNGQNLTRSVAYDHYQISVITLKSDVTGTLTCMVQNKVSSSNSTIDLPLACPVVSSQFPFVAVTVAVALTVGILTLLLALFVGINHLCKKRRSRFDTSENGDEGVVDTVVKIGKQRNPARKQRPPATEMVEYGQIKMAVNPDVAASP; from the exons ATGGATCCTCTGATTACTATAGTTCTGGTggtgacagcagcagcagcacaag TTAGTGCCATGGTCTGTAATCTCTCTCAAGAGAATGGAACTCACCAATGCTATGGGGCTTTGGGAGAATCATTGTCCTTACACCTTGGTTCACACATTAGCAATGACCAAATAAGCTTGAAGAAAGGTGATAAACGTGTTCTAAACTTCAAAACTGGAGAAGACTGGAGATCTAAATTGCCTCAGGATTATATGAATCGCTCTCAGTtcattaataatggaacattcAGACTGGACAGAGTTATAGAGGACGACTCTGGAGATTACCAATTGGAAATACATAATTCAGAGGGAACAATGATGCTCAGAGTCAACATGCTACTGGTGATACAAG cCCCGGTGTCAGAGCCAGTGTTGTCTCACCTCTGTCTGCCTCATGGAGAGACCGTGGTCACATGCTCTTCAGAGAGAGATGGTCTTCAGTACAGCTGGACCCTGAACGGCCAGAATCTGACCAGGAGTGTAGCCTATGACCACTACCAGATCAGTGTCATCACGTTGAAGAGTGATGTGACAGGAACCCTGACCTGTATGGTTCAGAATAAAGTTAGCAGCAGCAACTCTACTATTGATCTCCCCTTGGCCTGCCCAG TTGTCTCTTCCCAGTTTCCTTTTGTAGCTGTGACAGTGGCTGTGGCTCTGACTGTTGGAATTCTCACATTACTTCTTGCACTGTTTGTCGGTATTAACCATCTATGCAAGAAACGAAGATCCAGATTTGATACTTCAG AAAACGGTGACGAGGGTGTTGTAGACACTGTTGTGAAAATAGGCAAGCAAAGAAATCCAGCAAGGAAGCAGAGGCCCCCAGCCACAGAGATGGTGGAGTATGGACAGATCAAAATGGCTGTGAACCCGGATGTGGCAGCCAGCCCATAG